From a single Sorghum bicolor cultivar BTx623 chromosome 5, Sorghum_bicolor_NCBIv3, whole genome shotgun sequence genomic region:
- the LOC110435878 gene encoding uncharacterized protein LOC110435878, translated as MDPNTKLLLDEIQKTKEELNRRFDDQDTKWERRFADWESGRSTRDATIDQRLAAIERVPPASIDPDVELRVAALESLRLDQIRAEQDVRVQALKSAVSGTETLVEDLKIQIAKLSSTTDPGVFDTMSPRLGVAASPSSASAHVSAGLNVDVPKGHGSTSITRDSGHGSVTTLRHIPANGKPPDPASSNSQFVFPLPPPLPTHPPPSSSWPSPFRPQMFPYHRPPPNPPPSHPYIPHPAFTSPPPLISSQPSSPHSYTPNTGRLPKLHFTRFDGDNPRLWRSRAEKYFAMYAVPESMWISVAKMHLDGLAALWFQSIESQIPHCSWLDFCRMMHDRFDCDQKELLIRQLFHIRQTSSVADYVKQFSELIDQLSAYSSNTDPMYFTMCFIDGLRPEIKSVVLVMRPQTLDAASSIALLQEEATGTSGAAQARRGDWSAQLRLPAPPAVSRSALPLPPPPPRPSAPPLVTPAPSPPATGTPPADAKLSALKTYRRALGLCYKCGAKWSKDHRCSPEVLQAVDALWESFSSDDSLADSCPGSSSPEQILLALSKSAISGVPAARTIRLTGKLQDIPITILIDSGSSSSFVNESIVHLLVNAPIQGVSCSDCWWRHPSHIDVVIGMDWLEAFSPMQVDWKHKWLAVPYEGSVRVLQGHDLVAPQYMLLQLEQIAALPSPSTQCSSVPPAITSLLSKFEDLFQEPVSLSPSRACDHEIPLIPGAQPVFLRQYRYSPKLKDEIERQVQDMLTHGIIQRSASAFSSPVLLVKKKDGTYRFYVDFRHLNAITQKSKFPVPVFDQLMDELHGARWFSTLDLWAGFHQIVLKAGEEHKTTFQTHFGQYEFRVMAFGLTSAPGTFQGAMNVTLAPGLRQFVIVFFDDILVYSQSFEEHVQHLRLVFQWLRADQWKLKLSKCSFAQESISYLRHVILAEGLATDPSKIQAVVDWPTPTSVKELRGFLGLAGYYRKFVRNFGIVAKTLTGLLKKDQLFVWTPTHDKAFQLLKEALCSAPVLALPDFAKPFHINTDASGAGIGAVLHQDGHPLAFLSKPLCPHNQGLTVYEKGYLALLMAVDQWRHYLLHAEFVLHTDHQCLTHLNEQRLHTAWQQKVFARLQGLQYRIEYRKGTKNGAADALSRRSHPEHLSAISSVQHQWLASVTQSYASDPKA; from the exons ATGGATCCGAACACCAAGCTCCTTCTGGACGAGATCCAGAAGACGAAGGAAGAGCTCAACCGCCGATTCGACGACCAGGACACGAAGTGGGAGCGCCGCTTCGCGGATTGGGAGTCTGGCCGCTCCACCCGCGACGCCACCATCGACCAACGCCTTGCCGCCATCGAGCGCGTTCCACCGGCGTCCATCGATCCCGACGTCGAGCTCCGCGTCGCCGCCCTCGAGTCGCTCCGCCTCGACCAGATCCGCGCCGAGCAAGACGTGCGCGTCCAGGCGCTCAAGTCTGCGGTCTCGGGGACCGAAACCCTGGTGGAGGACCTCAAGATCCAAATCGCCAAGCTGTCTTCGACGACCGACCCTGGGGTGTTCGACACAATGTCTCCCCGCCTCGGCGTCGCGGCTTCTCCTTCGTCGGCGTCCGCGCATGTGTCTGCCGGGCTCAACGTCGACGTTCCCAAGGGGCACGGCTCTACATCGATTACACGGGATAGTGGCCATGGGTCAGTCACGACCCTGCGTCATATCCCGGCCAATGGTAAGCCTCCAGACCCTGCTTCCTCCAACTCTCAGTTTGTGTTTCCTCTGCCACCACCGTTGCCCACTCATCCACCTCCTTCCTCCTCTTGGCCGTCGCCGTTCCGCCCTCAAATGTTTCCCTACCATCGCCCTCCACCAAACCCCCCACCATCGCACCCTTACATACCTCATCCTGCTTTTACTTCCCCTCCGCCGCTTATTTCATCCCAACCCAGTTCACCCCATTCCTACACTCCTAACACCGGTCGCCTTCCCAAGCTCCACTTCACTCGTTTTGATGGTGACAATCCTCGTTTGTGGCGTTCCCGTGCTGAGAAGTACTTCGCCATGTACGCTGTGCCCGAATCCATGTGGATTTCCGTGGCTAAAATGCATCTCGATGGTCTTGCCGCACTTTGGTTTCAATCCATTGAGTCGCAGATTCCACACTGTTCCTGGCTGGACTTCTGTCGTATGATGCATGATCGCTTTGATTGCGACCAGAAGGAACTCCTCATTCGCCAACTCTTCCATATTCGTCAAACATCCTCTGTCGCTGATTATGTCAAGCAGTTCTCGGAATTGATTGATCAGCTCTCTGCCTATTCTAGTAACACAGACCCCATGTATTTCACCATGTGTTTCATCGATGGCTTGCGTCCTGAGATCAAGTCTGTTGTTCTGGTTATGCGACCCCAAACTCTCGATGCTGCTAGCTCTATTGCATTGTTGCAGGAAGAGGCGACTGGGACTTCTGGTGCCGCTCAGGCCAGGCGTGGTGATTGGTCTGCTCAACTTCGATTACCGGCACCGCCCGCGGTGTCACGGTCGGCTCTGCCCCTGCCCCCGCCTCCGCCGCGGCCGTCGGCCCCACCGCTCGTGACACCGGCGCCGTCGCCACCGGCGACGGGTACACCACCTGCGGATGCCAAGCTGTCCGCCCTCAAGACCTATCGGCGCGCACTGGGACTGTGCTACAAGTGCGGTGCCAAATGGAGCAAGGACCATCGATGCTCTCCGGAGGTCCTACAGGCCGTTGACGCCTTGTGGGAGTCCTTCTCTTCTGATGATTCATTGGCGGACTCTTGCCCAGGCTCTTCATCCCCCGAGCAGATATTGCTGGCGCTGTCCAAGTCTGCAATCTCGGGCGTGCCGGCAGCTCGCACCATCAGGCTGACAGGCAAGTTACAAGATATCCCTATCACCATTCTTATTGATTCGGGCAGTTCCTCTTCATTTGTGAATGAGTCCATAGTACACCTGCTGGTCAATGCGCCGATCCAAGGGGTGTCATGTTCAGATTGCTGGTGGCGGCATCCTTCTCA TATTGATGTGGTTATTGGAATGGATTGGTTGGAGGCCTTCAGCCCAATGCAAGTGGATTGGAAGCATAAGTGGTTGGCAGTTCCGTATGAGGGTTCTGTCCGAGTCCTCCAGGGACATGACCTAGTTGCTCCTCAGTACATGCTGCTTCAACTCGAGCAGATAGCTGCTCTGCCCAGTCCTTCAACTCAGTGTTCCTCCGTTCCTCCGGCCATCACATCTCTGTTGTCTAAGTTTGAGGACTTGTTTCAGGAACCAGTATCTCTGTCGCCTTCTCGCGCCTGTGATCATGAGATTCCGTTGATTCCAGGCGCTCAACCTGTGTTTCTCAGGCAGTACCGCTATTCGCCCAAGTTAAAAGATGAGATCGAGCGCCAAGTGCAGGATATGTTGACTCATGGTATTATTCAGCGCAGTGCCAGTGCGTTTTCCTCTCCAGTCCTCctggtgaagaagaaggatggaacATACCGTTTCTATGTGGACTTCAGGCACCTCAATGCCATTACACAAAAGTCCAAGTTTCCTGTGCCCGTCTTTGATCAACTTATGGATGAACTCCACGGTGCTCGTTGGTTTTCCACATTGGATTTGTGGGCTGGTTTCCACCAGATTGTGCTTAAGGCTGGTGAAGAGCACAAGACAACATTTCAGACTCATTTTGGCCAGTATGAATTTCGTGTCATGGCGTTTGGACTGACTAGTGCGCCTGGCACATTTCAGGGCGCCATGAATGTCACCCTTGCTCCCGGGCTGCGACAGTTTGTGATCGTTTtctttgatgatatcttggtgtaCAGCCAGTCGTTTGAGGAACATGTTCAGCATCTTCGGCTGGTATTCCAGTGGCTACGTGCCGATCAGTGGAAGCTCAAATTGTCCAAATGCAGTTTTGCTCAAGAGTCCATTTCTTACCTGAGGCATGTTATTTTAGCAGAAGGCTTGGCCACAGACCCGTCCAAGATTCAGGCCGTTGTTGATTGGCCGACCCCAACTTCAGTTAAAGAACTACGAGGGTTTCTGGGGCTTGCAGGCTATTATCGCAAGTTTGTCCGCAACTTTGGTATTGTTGCCAAGACACTCACTGGGCTCCTCAAGAAGGATCAGTTGTTCGTCTGGACTCCGACCCATGACAAGGCCTTCCAGTTGTTGAAAGAGGCGCTTTGCTCAGCCCCGGTGTTAGCCCTGCCTGACTTTGCTAAACCTTTTCATATCAACACTGATGCGTCGGGCGCGGGAATTGGCGCGGTGTTGCATCAGGATGGTCATCCACTTGCGTTTCTCAGCAAGCCGCTCTGCCCTCACAATCAAGGACTCACAGTCTATGAGAAGGGGTATCTGGCTCTGCTTATGGCTGTGGATCAGTGGCGTCACTACCTACTTCATGCTGAGTTTGTGCTCCACACCGATCATCAGTGCCTGACTCACTTGAATGAGCAACGCCTCCACACAGCCTGGCAACAAAAGGTCTTTGCTCGTTTACAAGGGCTACAATACAGGATAGAATATCGCAAAGGCACTAAGAATGGTGCCGCTGATGCTCTGTCACGCCGCTCTCATCCGGAGCACTTGAGTGCTATCTCCTCTGTCCAACACCAGTGGCTCGCATCAGTCACCCAGTCGTATGCTTCTGATCCTAAGGCTTAG